Genomic DNA from Triticum dicoccoides isolate Atlit2015 ecotype Zavitan chromosome 4B, WEW_v2.0, whole genome shotgun sequence:
AGTAGCCGTTGCTAGTTGGTGTACGAATTTGGTTGTAATTTTCATTACCTCTGGTGCTCTTTGTACCTTCATAATTGAAAAATAAATAGACTAAAATTTTCTTAGAGAAAAAAGACGAAGGCAAAACTGCGCCATGATATGATATGATATACGGTAGTACGAGAAGCGAGCGGGGAGGGACACGTACGCCGCAAACCCCGATGGAACGAATTGGTGCGCCGCTCGGTCCGTGTCCGTGTCCGTGTCTTGCTCACGGCGCGCGGGCGACATGCTCGGAGTGTCCGGCTTTACACCCTGTCTGATGGACCCACGGTGGCACGGGATTGCCGCCGAACGAACGATTACTGAATAAATTATCTGATCGACGAAGACTGATTAGGGAAGGAGTAGTAAGCAAGGCATCATCACCCGGCGGCCGTAGGCGATGTCACGGTGGCGCTGGTAAGCAAGGCATCACCCACCCGGCAAGGCGCCCGTAGACGATGCCGATGCCACGGTGGCTGGCGTTCTATCATGGCAAGTGGTTGGTTGGTTGGACCTTTTGCAGCTGGAAATAATCGACGCCAAGAAGGTTCATTTTTTGGTTCCTCCAATGGCAAAACCGAAATCATCAAGAGACTTTTTTTTTTGCGCGGTAAAATCATCAGGAGACTTGCCAAAGTAAACTCTGAATCGCAGCACAGCAGGTGAGATGTGGACATACGAACATGTATTTTCAGCGGCCAAGTTGACCTCCTACTACGTGCGTGGAATAGTAGGGTCCATACGAATAGGCTGCGGTAATAACTTGTGACCACGATCTACTTCCACTTTTGGGGCTCCCGGGCAAACCTTTTGATATTCGCTGCAGGTGCTTTTCCATGTAACTTTTTCATCGGTTCGTTTGACCAGGCCCGCCCGCAGCACGTTCGTTCACGGAGTGCAGTTACTCCGACCTCGTGCCGGGGTGGGACTTTGGATCCCGCCCTACCCTATTCCCCAAAACACAAGACCACACAGCACATCACAGTCCAGACTCCGTAGTCCACAAGAAACGATCCATCGCCCCCTCGCCTTCgtcttcttctcttctcttcctcgCCATTGGTCTCGCGATATAAGGAGGCGAGGGGAGAGAAAGAGACGACCCATCGCCCATCGGTCGTCCAGCGTCAAGGCCAACTAGCAGGCAGGCAGCGCAGCCATGGGGTTCTTCACCAAGAGCACCTCCAAGCAGACCGCCAAGCTCAAGTCCCTCATCAAGATCGCCGTCGCGCGCCTCGCCGTCGTCCGCCGCCCCCGCCTCGGCCGCCGCTCCATTGCGCGCGGCGACGTCGCGCAGCTCCTCTCCATTGGCCACCTCGACCGCGCTCTCGCCCGGGTATGTATGTCCATCTCCTCGGCCATACAAGCCCCTCGTCAAATATTCAAATTCCCCTTGCCGTACGGCTGTACTAACGCCGAATGGCgtgtgctgctgcgcaggcgggGCAGGTCATGGAGGAGGACAGCATGCTGGAGGCGCTCGACATCATCGAGCACTACTGCAAGATCCTCGTCGACCAGTCCGCCCAGTTGGAGAAGCCCAAGTACTTCAACTCTTCCATGGTCCTCCTCTCTTGGTTTCTCCTGTACGTACGGCGTGAGATTCTAATTTGTTGATTATTCAATGACATTCAGAGAGTGCGGCGATGAgatcaaggcggcggcggcggggctgattTTCGCGTCGGCGCGCTGCGGCGAGCTGCCGGAGCTGCTGGACGCGCGCGCCATCCTGGCAAGCAAGTTCGGCCGGGAATTCGAGAGGGCGGCGAAGGAGGGCTCCCAGGCCGTCGTCAATCCCACGGTAGGTTCGTCTGCTCCAGCTGCTTCACGTGCCGCATCGCCAACCGtcgccgggtggtggtggtggaccggAGCTGGGATTTAAGAGGGTTGGTGCTGTTGCAGTTAGTGCAGAGGTTATCTGGCGAGAAGGCGAGCGCGGGGCAGCAGAGGAGGTTGGCCAGGGAGATTGCCGCCGAGAACGACATCTTGCTCGACTTCCCCGAAAGCCGAGGAGAGGTTCATCAGGTTAGTTGCAGGCTGCACGACTCGTCTTGTTCATGCGAATTTTGCGATCCTATCTCATGAGTCAGTTGCATAATGCTAATGTGGTAATGTGATTTGGGATGCAGAGCAAACAGAGTGAACAGGCCAAGAACGTGCCGGCGCCGGCTGGGAAATCTGTCGAACAGCCTGAGGTCAGGACCGAAACTTCCGAGGTCAGTCCGTCAGTGTCATGTCATCGGACAAAAGATCATCAGGCATTCCCATTTGTAATCTAAATGGTGAGAAATTCAATGTGTGACAGGTGCAGAGGAGGCAGAGGCTTGCCGATGACAACGTGAGCCGGTCGAACCTTGCCCGGCAGAGAGCAGAGGAGAAGGCGTCGAGGGAATCCAAGAAGTACGACGATGTCAGGATGGCGGCGGAGGCAGCGTTCGAGTCAGCGTCGTTCGCCGCCATGGCCGCCCGGGCGGCAGTGGAGCTGTCTCGGACGGAGTCGCATGGGAAGGGACCGAGAGGCGGCGGCCGCGGGCACGATAAGGTCCATCCTTTGCAGAGTTCTGGAGCAACCGAGCGGGAGACGCGGCCGCCGGGGAAGCCGCAGAagcctccgtctccgtctccgtcgccgtcgtggAGCGACAAGAGCACGGTCTCCTCGGTATGGTCGGACGCACCAGCACGGGACGCGCCATCACCGCCGAAGGGGAAGAGCATTGTGTTCGACCGGAGCGACGGAGAGGACGACGATGTCGTGGAGGACCTCGTCTGGACTCCGCAGCTGCGTCGGCCTCCCTACAACAACAGAAGAACGGCCTCCGCAATGGGCAtggacggcgtcggcggcgacgacaACACGCACGGCGCGCGGCGCGCGGAGTTCCAGGACAGCGTGCCCAACGGCTCGGAAGACGCGCGGCCGACGCACAGGAGGCACGCCTCGGAGCACGCCGGCGGGGGCGTGCGCCGCGAGGCCCCGGAGCAGCCCGGCCAGTACAGAGCCCCTCCGTACAGGAGGAGCCCCGCGGCCGATGCAGGCAGCAACGGCGGCGCGTACGAGAGCTCGGCGTTCGTGGTCCGCGCGCCGTACGCGAGGATCACGTCCGCGCTGGAGGGCGGCAACGAGCACATCGCGCGGCACGAGGAGGTGCGCAGGATGGGCACCGACGCGCGGCTGCTCCAGGAGCAGGTGTACGGCCCCGCCGCGCCCGGGCCGGGGCGCGCGCCCCTGACGCCGGACAGGAGGGCCATCTCGGTGCGCACAAGGAGATGATATCACTTTGGTGCAGCAGTACATTGGTCAGTTCACTTCAGACTTGGGAGCTCCATCCAGCTCGACTGGAAAATGGGACGCCGGAAACGGCGTCGCCGGCAGCCCGGCATGGCGGTGGTTTCCCGGACTGGCTTGGGAAATCAGACGTGGGGTACGATGCTGGATTTTTTTGTACATAGGAAGTGAGGGTCATTGACTCATTGACATGTGAGTAATTGTCCATTGTTTTGTTTTGTCCTGCAATGGGAGGAGTTTTGCGTGTGTTCTTGAGGCCGAGATGGGTtgcgtagatgcagaattgtttctgtTGCGACGCACACAACTCGGCTGGTTTGTCTGTCACGAAGCACGCATTTGTGATGGTGAGCTGGAGCCCTGGGAGACTTTTTTTCGAGGGTACGCAAATTGCGTACTATAGCTTTGTAGAAGGAAAgaaaattagtactccctccgtttagctgtgtaagtcatcttatgaaaaccaaatattctcaaaacacttaggcgcggtgcattaaattgtacctcgtttcttgtttcttgacatatcaaccaataagagatgtggggtgtgcacggttttaatgacttgagactaccacgcACGACAtatagtggttagttcattgcatgcaatgttattaattagcaaatgaacattaagtacTCTCGTTTTCccttccttcttggtcacggtgtacaacctaagatgacttagggggtgtttgtttccagggactttttagtgtagggactagaaaaagtccctagcaaatcaaacagggtgggacttttttgggactttttgctaaaaatccttagaagcacctccttgagagtctttttcaaaaagtcccagggactagaaaaagtcctaggactagagaaacaaacaccaccttactcgcctagacggagggagtatatga
This window encodes:
- the LOC119290944 gene encoding uncharacterized protein LOC119290944, whose protein sequence is MGFFTKSTSKQTAKLKSLIKIAVARLAVVRRPRLGRRSIARGDVAQLLSIGHLDRALARAGQVMEEDSMLEALDIIEHYCKILVDQSAQLEKPKECGDEIKAAAAGLIFASARCGELPELLDARAILASKFGREFERAAKEGSQAVVNPTLVQRLSGEKASAGQQRRLAREIAAENDILLDFPESRGEVHQSKQSEQAKNVPAPAGKSVEQPEVRTETSEVQRRQRLADDNVSRSNLARQRAEEKASRESKKYDDVRMAAEAAFESASFAAMAARAAVELSRTESHGKGPRGGGRGHDKVHPLQSSGATERETRPPGKPQKPPSPSPSPSWSDKSTVSSVWSDAPARDAPSPPKGKSIVFDRSDGEDDDVVEDLVWTPQLRRPPYNNRRTASAMGMDGVGGDDNTHGARRAEFQDSVPNGSEDARPTHRRHASEHAGGGVRREAPEQPGQYRAPPYRRSPAADAGSNGGAYESSAFVVRAPYARITSALEGGNEHIARHEEVRRMGTDARLLQEQVYGPAAPGPGRAPLTPDRRAISVRTRR